AGCAGGAAGTCGACGAAGGTGCCCGCCGCCTTCTGCTGGGGAGACTTGGCCGCGATCGACCAGAACATGCTGGCCTTGAGGAACAGGCCGTTCTCGGCGGCCTTGCCGGTGAAGGACGGCGGACGCAGCATCGACACGTCCTGGCCGGTCGCCTTCTGCGCGTTGGCGAGCTGGTTGGTCCACGACCAGAACATCGCCGACTTGCCGGTCGGGAACGCCTGCTGCTCGTAGGGGACCGAGCCGTCCTCCTGGGCCTTGCTGGCGCTGTTGAAGCCGGCGCCCGACGTCATGATCGTCTTCTGCAGCTCGAACCACTGTGCCAGGACGTCGTCGGTGTAGCCCACGCCGTCGGCGCTGAACAGGTCCTGGCCCTTCTGGCGCAGGTAGATGGTCAGGTCGGCGTAGGTGCCGCCGCCGGTGGCACCCACGGTCCCCTCGGGCGACGCCTTGGTGATGGCTTGGGCGGTGCTGAGGTAGTCGTCCCACGTCCAGGTGGAGTCGTCGGGCATTGCAACGCCGGCCGCGGAGAACACGGCGGGGTTCGCGAACAGGGCGAAGGCGTTCCTGCCGGTGGACAGGGCGTACAGCTTGCCCTCGAAGGTGCCCGCCTGGCGGTCGTCGTCGGTCAGGCCGCTCAGGTCGAGGCCCTCGACCTTGGTCAGGTCGGCCAGCACGCCGCGTCCGCCGTACTCGGCGAGGTACTTGCCGTCCATGTTGATCACGTCCGGCGCGGTGTTGCCGGCGACCATGGTCGCGAGCTTGTCCCAGTAGCTGCTCCACTCGGAGGGCTGCGTGGCGACGGTGATGTCGGCGTGCTCGGCGGCGAACGCGTCGACCATCTGCTGGGTGAACCGCTGGTAGAAGTCGGGGCCCCAGAAGCTGAACTGGAGCTTGGCGGGGCCGGCGGTCGCCTGCGGTGCGGCGCTGGAGGAGCAGCCGGCGAGGGCGGCCGCGGACAGGGCGCCGGCGCCGAGCAGCAGCGCGCGGCGGGAGAGGGTGGGGTTCATGATGCGACTCCTCGATGAGAGGTGGGTGGATGAGCCGACATTACGGTAAGCGCTTTCTCGCCGGGAAGTGGTGGCGGCGGGTTGCCCTGGGAA
Above is a window of Propioniciclava coleopterorum DNA encoding:
- a CDS encoding ABC transporter substrate-binding protein yields the protein MNPTLSRRALLLGAGALSAAALAGCSSSAAPQATAGPAKLQFSFWGPDFYQRFTQQMVDAFAAEHADITVATQPSEWSSYWDKLATMVAGNTAPDVINMDGKYLAEYGGRGVLADLTKVEGLDLSGLTDDDRQAGTFEGKLYALSTGRNAFALFANPAVFSAAGVAMPDDSTWTWDDYLSTAQAITKASPEGTVGATGGGTYADLTIYLRQKGQDLFSADGVGYTDDVLAQWFELQKTIMTSGAGFNSASKAQEDGSVPYEQQAFPTGKSAMFWSWTNQLANAQKATGQDVSMLRPPSFTGKAAENGLFLKASMFWSIAAKSPQQKAAGTFVDFLLNSPQAAKIQQLNRGVPSSEAALSAMEADLSATDKYIVEWLAQAGKDITLPSPTIQPEGAADSQNSIARALQEVRFDRQTPAAAAKQLTVEITGMIR